One Neomonachus schauinslandi chromosome 9, ASM220157v2, whole genome shotgun sequence DNA segment encodes these proteins:
- the LOC110583870 gene encoding guanine nucleotide-binding protein G(I)/G(S)/G(O) subunit gamma-11-like translates to MPALHIEDLPEKEKLKMEVEQLRKEVTMQTQQVSKCSEEIKNYIEERSGKDPLVRGIPEDKNPFKEKGSCVIS, encoded by the coding sequence ATGCCGGCCCTTCACATCGAAGATTTGCCagaaaaggaaaagctgaagATGGAAGTTGAGCAACTTCGCAAAGAAGTGACGATGCAGACACAACAGGTGTCTAAATgttctgaagaaataaagaactacaTTGAAGAACGTTCTGGAAAGGATCCTCTGGTGAGAGGAATTCCAGAAGACAAGAATCCTTTTAAAGAGAAAGGCAGCTgtgttatttcataa